In a single window of the Flavivirga spongiicola genome:
- a CDS encoding amidase family protein produces MESQIQHIHQQLMDKKISCIDLIQEKLSLLKKNTHNTVNALLTELALERAAKVDTKIANGETIGLLEGIPFGIKDVYMLQGTYATASSDLLKNYKSAYTATAIQKLLDAGAIPIVKENCDSFGHGSSSENTIFGAVKNAINPELVGGGSSGGSAVNVAKDYTVFSIGGDTGGSVRQPAGYNNVYGLKPTYGRISRYGLMAYASSTDCVGPLAKSVEDIRIVLNVMSGKDIKDQTTYNSEGIEKENILNAADIKTVGYFKNFIESEAIDTQIKDDFLASIEKIKANGIKVKELDFFKSDILVSTYYTLAMAETASNLSRLDGTNYGDRIDNKDLKESYAVTRSEKFSEETKRRIVGGNQVLSQGFSDEIYLKSLALRDLISENFEKDFKEVDIILSPVTPSTPPKIGDSLKDPLAMYLSDAYTVGFSLGQLPTLTIPQGTETGLQVTAAKNNDELVLKFANFLKDTI; encoded by the coding sequence ATGGAATCTCAAATACAACATATCCACCAACAATTGATGGACAAGAAAATTTCTTGTATCGACTTGATTCAGGAAAAATTAAGCTTGCTTAAAAAAAATACTCATAACACCGTAAACGCTTTACTAACCGAATTAGCTTTAGAACGAGCAGCCAAGGTAGATACCAAAATTGCAAATGGAGAAACTATTGGTTTACTTGAAGGGATTCCGTTTGGTATTAAAGATGTTTATATGCTTCAAGGCACTTATGCAACAGCTAGTTCAGACTTACTAAAAAATTATAAATCGGCATATACCGCCACAGCCATTCAAAAATTATTGGATGCAGGTGCCATACCTATTGTAAAAGAAAACTGTGATAGTTTTGGTCATGGGTCTTCTAGTGAAAACACCATTTTTGGAGCCGTTAAAAATGCTATAAATCCAGAATTAGTGGGTGGTGGTTCTAGTGGTGGCTCAGCCGTTAATGTGGCTAAAGATTATACCGTCTTTTCTATTGGTGGAGATACAGGTGGTTCGGTTCGCCAACCAGCTGGCTATAATAATGTATATGGTTTAAAACCAACTTACGGAAGAATATCACGCTATGGTTTAATGGCCTACGCATCATCAACAGATTGTGTTGGTCCTTTGGCAAAATCTGTAGAAGACATTCGCATTGTCTTAAATGTGATGAGCGGAAAAGATATAAAAGATCAAACAACTTATAATTCAGAAGGCATTGAAAAAGAAAATATTTTAAATGCAGCTGACATTAAAACGGTTGGTTATTTTAAAAACTTTATTGAAAGCGAAGCCATCGATACTCAAATTAAAGATGATTTTTTAGCATCGATCGAAAAAATAAAAGCAAATGGCATAAAAGTAAAAGAACTGGATTTCTTTAAATCTGATATTCTGGTTTCTACTTATTATACCTTGGCTATGGCAGAAACAGCATCAAACCTATCACGTTTAGACGGTACCAATTATGGTGACCGTATTGACAATAAGGATCTAAAGGAGTCTTATGCTGTGACACGATCCGAGAAATTTTCGGAAGAAACCAAACGAAGAATTGTCGGTGGGAATCAAGTATTATCTCAAGGGTTTTCTGATGAAATCTATTTAAAAAGTCTCGCTTTAAGGGATTTAATTTCTGAAAACTTCGAAAAAGATTTTAAAGAAGTGGATATTATCTTATCCCCCGTTACGCCTAGTACACCGCCTAAAATTGGAGATAGTTTAAAAGATCCTTTAGCCATGTACTTATCTGATGCTTATACGGTAGGTTTTAGCTTAGGACAACTACCTACCTTAACCATTCCTCAAGGTACGGAAACAGGTTTACAGGTTACAGCAGCAAAAAATAATGACGAACTCGTTTTGAAGTTTGCTAACTTCTTAAAAGATACGATATAA
- the gatB/aspS gene encoding bifunctional amidotransferase subunit GatB/aspartate--tRNA ligase AspS — protein sequence MDLEQLDTALKAHELELVIGLETHVRLNTKTKLFCSCPNQEIETPNEHICSVCTGQMGVLPAINKEAINKAIYFGKAVKSSFENEVISWDRKHYEYPDNPKNIQITQFHNPVIPDGQVSCFRNDGSQFTVNLTQVHIEEDAAKLMHEKTVSLVDFNKAGVPLIEIVTEPCIRHIEDASTYAQYIQRIVQNLKISEANLEKGEFKSDVSVSLRKKHSYNLNPRTEIKNLNSFKFMVEALKEEVEKQFNYYIEHKEFRPDQTTVLWDADLKQTKTMRKKEFEADYRFISEPDLPFVSIKEVVDTIKVDTSTLPYAVESILIKGGVLPQDAKFFTADSLRSETFIAINNALKDPSFVAKTLVNNIGADEYADIHRIEHLIEIFKLFRDEKITSVLVQNAITSYLKDRDFDYNKYFKDNTISESQIQDAIEKVISENDAVANDIKGGNQGKAGILVGKVIAIIGKGASGKVIREGILSQLQSSSPEVQNSLTTNNQQQSTNNQQPTTKIQEEILPKTPIVIKDEYRTHLISDVSEENISEDVTFSGWVSSVRDHGELIFIDLRDSSNEVFQVRLSRESFPNLDELVKLKPESVITVTGTIVQRKEDDYNAALRTGKIEMETASLEILNLSRTLPFEIKRATKTNETTRFQYKYLDHRNNDVRRVIINRHKVIKLMRDILDEQNFLEIETPILSAGTDEGAREFIVPTRKQAGAFYTLPQAPQQFKQMLMVSGYEKYFQIARCFRDEDSRGDRQPEFTQLDLEMAYASMQQIIDLNTNMFNNIVKKIYGKKWILHPFEVITYKEAMDKYGCDRPDLRFGLQLQDITDIVKDTTFQVFSKPIEEGGIVKCIKVSAEEQGKKRLSKGQIEKLTAIAQQHGLGGLAYIIVNENDLQSPIIKFLGEDIATGIIKTTNAQVGDIVFFSAADYVTANKALDAVRQELGSMLRLINPKELRPAWVVDFPMFEKTDEGRWTFTHNPFSMPAIYDIDKHMNGNENEIGSIIAQQYDLILNGYEIGGGSVRAHKPEILEATYKNMGYNKEEMLKSVGTMYKSFHYGAPPHGGIAWGVDRLMMILEKKASIREVMAFPKTGTSEDLLFGAPSLLSDKKVEEMNVKVMKK from the coding sequence ATGGATTTGGAACAATTAGACACGGCATTAAAAGCCCATGAATTAGAATTGGTAATCGGACTGGAAACGCACGTACGATTAAATACCAAAACCAAGTTGTTTTGTTCTTGCCCAAACCAAGAAATAGAAACGCCAAACGAACATATATGTTCTGTTTGCACAGGACAAATGGGGGTTTTACCTGCTATTAATAAAGAAGCTATCAACAAAGCCATTTATTTTGGAAAAGCTGTAAAATCATCTTTTGAAAACGAAGTCATTTCCTGGGACAGAAAACATTACGAATACCCGGATAATCCAAAGAACATTCAAATCACACAGTTTCACAACCCCGTCATACCAGACGGACAAGTCTCTTGTTTTAGAAATGATGGATCTCAATTTACAGTTAATTTAACCCAAGTACATATCGAGGAAGACGCTGCTAAATTGATGCATGAAAAAACGGTGTCGTTAGTCGATTTTAATAAGGCCGGGGTACCGCTTATTGAAATTGTAACCGAACCATGTATTCGTCATATTGAAGATGCTTCAACCTATGCACAATACATTCAACGTATTGTTCAGAATTTAAAGATATCTGAAGCCAACTTGGAAAAAGGAGAATTTAAATCGGATGTTTCTGTATCGCTTCGTAAAAAACATAGTTATAATTTAAATCCACGTACCGAAATAAAAAACTTGAACTCGTTTAAGTTTATGGTAGAGGCTTTAAAAGAAGAAGTTGAAAAACAATTCAACTATTATATAGAGCATAAAGAGTTTCGACCAGATCAAACCACCGTTTTATGGGATGCCGATTTAAAGCAAACTAAAACGATGCGTAAAAAGGAGTTTGAAGCCGATTATCGTTTTATCTCAGAACCAGACTTACCTTTCGTTTCGATTAAAGAAGTCGTCGATACCATTAAGGTTGATACAAGTACCTTACCATACGCTGTAGAATCTATTTTAATTAAAGGAGGCGTATTACCACAAGATGCTAAATTTTTCACAGCAGATTCGTTACGTTCTGAAACGTTTATTGCCATAAATAATGCCCTTAAAGACCCTTCTTTTGTTGCAAAGACATTAGTGAACAATATTGGTGCTGATGAATATGCCGACATACACAGAATAGAACATCTTATTGAAATATTTAAACTATTCAGAGATGAAAAGATAACATCTGTATTGGTTCAAAATGCCATTACATCGTATCTAAAAGACAGGGATTTTGATTATAATAAGTATTTTAAAGATAATACCATCTCAGAATCACAAATTCAGGATGCTATTGAAAAAGTGATTTCTGAAAATGATGCTGTTGCAAATGATATTAAAGGAGGAAACCAAGGAAAAGCAGGTATTCTAGTTGGTAAGGTAATCGCTATTATTGGAAAAGGCGCCTCTGGAAAAGTAATTCGGGAAGGGATTCTTAGTCAGTTGCAAAGTTCATCTCCAGAAGTTCAGAATTCTCTAACAACCAACAACCAACAACAATCAACCAACAACCAACAACCAACAACCAAAATACAAGAAGAGATATTACCTAAAACCCCTATTGTTATAAAAGACGAATACAGAACGCATTTAATTTCAGATGTTTCTGAAGAAAATATTTCTGAAGACGTTACTTTTTCAGGATGGGTGTCAAGTGTTCGTGATCATGGTGAACTTATTTTTATCGATTTACGAGATTCCAGTAACGAAGTGTTTCAAGTACGTTTAAGTAGAGAGTCGTTCCCTAATTTAGATGAGCTGGTAAAATTAAAACCAGAATCGGTGATAACGGTCACGGGTACTATTGTTCAACGTAAAGAAGATGATTATAACGCTGCGTTGCGAACAGGTAAAATAGAAATGGAAACGGCTTCTTTAGAGATTTTAAACCTTTCTAGAACACTGCCTTTTGAAATAAAGAGAGCAACTAAAACAAACGAGACCACTCGTTTTCAATATAAATATTTAGATCACAGAAATAACGATGTTCGCAGGGTTATTATTAACCGTCACAAAGTCATTAAATTGATGCGTGATATTTTAGATGAACAAAATTTCTTAGAAATTGAAACACCTATATTAAGTGCAGGAACAGACGAAGGAGCCAGAGAATTTATAGTTCCTACTCGTAAACAAGCGGGCGCATTTTATACCCTACCACAAGCTCCACAACAATTTAAACAAATGTTGATGGTAAGTGGTTATGAAAAATATTTCCAAATTGCACGTTGTTTTAGAGATGAAGATTCTCGCGGTGATCGTCAACCGGAATTTACGCAGTTAGATTTAGAAATGGCTTATGCCAGTATGCAGCAAATTATAGATTTGAACACCAACATGTTCAATAACATCGTTAAGAAAATATATGGTAAAAAATGGATTCTACATCCGTTTGAGGTGATCACCTATAAAGAAGCGATGGACAAATATGGTTGCGACAGACCCGATTTACGTTTTGGTTTACAATTACAAGATATTACAGATATTGTAAAAGACACCACCTTTCAGGTATTTAGTAAACCCATTGAAGAAGGCGGTATTGTAAAATGTATTAAAGTATCTGCTGAAGAACAAGGAAAGAAGCGTTTATCTAAAGGACAAATAGAGAAGCTAACTGCTATAGCCCAACAGCACGGCTTAGGGGGTTTAGCATATATTATTGTTAATGAAAACGATTTGCAATCACCAATTATTAAGTTTTTAGGTGAAGATATTGCAACCGGTATTATTAAAACAACCAACGCTCAAGTTGGTGATATTGTATTTTTCTCTGCCGCAGACTATGTGACAGCAAATAAAGCACTAGACGCAGTTCGTCAAGAACTAGGTAGCATGTTGCGTTTAATAAACCCGAAGGAATTAAGACCTGCTTGGGTTGTAGACTTTCCTATGTTTGAAAAAACAGATGAGGGCCGTTGGACATTTACCCATAATCCTTTCTCTATGCCAGCTATTTATGATATTGACAAGCATATGAATGGCAATGAGAACGAAATCGGAAGTATTATTGCTCAACAATACGACCTCATCTTAAATGGTTACGAAATTGGAGGCGGTTCTGTTCGTGCTCACAAACCTGAAATTCTGGAAGCTACCTATAAAAATATGGGGTATAATAAAGAAGAAATGCTTAAAAGCGTTGGCACAATGTATAAATCTTTCCATTATGGTGCGCCACCACACGGAGGTATTGCCTGGGGGGTTGATAGGTTGATGATGATATTAGAAAAAAAGGCATCTATTCGTGAAGTCATGGCGTTTCCAAAAACAGGAACCAGTGAAGATTTATTATTCGGGGCACCTTCTTTATTATCAGATAAAAAAGTTGAAGAAATGAATGTAAAAGTGATGAAAAAATAA
- a CDS encoding DUF2911 domain-containing protein, whose protein sequence is MKKSTFFTTIAFAFIMLLSTNVDAQKFSKLDKSPMDAAAFPASYKDANKLIKIVYSRPQLKGRALSALAPNGKVWRLGANEAAELTLFTDMKLGNTSVKAGTYTFYAIPGDKEWTAIISKDLNVWGSYFYKEANDVARLSVPVTSGESVEAFSIAFDEANGSINMHLGWGTTRVAVPFTK, encoded by the coding sequence ATGAAAAAATCAACATTTTTTACAACTATTGCTTTTGCTTTTATTATGCTATTATCTACAAATGTAGATGCTCAAAAATTCTCTAAACTAGACAAAAGCCCAATGGATGCAGCAGCATTTCCAGCTAGCTATAAAGACGCTAATAAACTTATTAAAATAGTTTATAGCAGACCTCAACTTAAAGGAAGAGCTCTTAGTGCGTTAGCACCAAACGGTAAGGTTTGGAGGCTTGGAGCTAATGAAGCTGCAGAATTAACGCTTTTTACAGATATGAAATTAGGAAATACTTCTGTAAAAGCTGGAACATATACTTTTTATGCGATTCCTGGAGACAAAGAATGGACAGCTATTATTAGTAAAGACTTAAACGTTTGGGGTTCTTATTTCTATAAAGAAGCAAACGATGTTGCTCGTTTATCTGTACCGGTAACGTCTGGAGAATCTGTAGAAGCATTCTCTATTGCTTTTGATGAAGCTAATGGCAGCATAAATATGCATTTAGGATGGGGAACGACCAGAGTTGCTGTTCCTTTTACTAAATAA
- a CDS encoding 7-carboxy-7-deazaguanine synthase QueE, with the protein MKKSDEMHIDKGEMLPLMEEFYTIQGEGYHKGTAAYFIRIGGCDVGCHWCDVKESWNANLHPPTETVKIVENAEKYSDTIVVTGGEPLMWDMTILTDQLKKKGLQTHIETSGAYKLTGTWDWICLSPKKMKLPTKEVYDNADELKVIVYNKDDFRFAEEQAAKVNKDCILYLQPEWSKRDKVVPEIVDYVMANPKWKVSLQTHKYLNIP; encoded by the coding sequence ATGAAAAAATCCGATGAAATGCATATTGATAAAGGTGAAATGCTGCCTTTAATGGAAGAGTTTTATACTATACAAGGAGAAGGGTACCATAAAGGTACTGCTGCCTATTTTATTCGTATAGGCGGATGCGATGTAGGATGCCATTGGTGTGATGTTAAAGAAAGTTGGAATGCGAATTTACATCCCCCTACTGAAACTGTTAAGATTGTTGAGAATGCTGAAAAGTATAGTGATACTATTGTTGTAACTGGAGGCGAACCATTAATGTGGGATATGACTATTTTAACAGACCAATTGAAAAAGAAAGGGCTTCAAACACATATAGAAACGTCTGGAGCTTATAAATTAACAGGCACCTGGGACTGGATTTGTTTGTCGCCAAAAAAAATGAAGTTACCTACTAAAGAAGTTTATGATAATGCAGATGAGCTTAAGGTCATTGTTTATAATAAGGATGATTTTCGCTTTGCAGAAGAACAAGCCGCTAAGGTTAATAAAGATTGTATCTTGTATTTGCAACCAGAATGGAGTAAGCGTGATAAGGTTGTACCTGAAATTGTAGATTATGTTATGGCAAACCCTAAATGGAAAGTGTCACTTCAAACACATAAATATTTGAATATACCTTAA
- a CDS encoding helicase HerA-like domain-containing protein, translating to MGTKETFFKYITEGNTTKGDFIPIGAAMLDGETVTGAHVKIPLKTMNRHGLIAGATGTGKTKSLQVLAENLSDKGIPVLLMDIKGDLSGLAQPSPGHPKIDERHEKIGLPFEAKPFPVEILTLSEQDGVRLRATVTEFGPVLLSRILDLSETQSGVVAVIFQYCDDNKLPILDIKDFKKILQYATQEGKAEFTKAYGRISTASTGAILRKVVELEQQGADLFFGETSFDTQDLLRIDENGRGYINIIRLTDIQDRPKLFSTFMLSLLAEIYSTFPEQGDSDRPELILFIDEAHLIFNEASKALLNQIESIVKLIRSKGVGLYFVTQNPTDVPEAVLGQLGLKVQHALRAFTAKDRKAIKLTAQNYPDSEYYDTTEVLTSLGIGEALVSALDEKGRPTPLAATMMRAPMSRMDVLTDVELSALLSKSKLVKKYNKDIDRESAYEMLNEKIEHAEAEEAKEKARQEREALKKAESKKRTTSSRRKSTRMNPIVKVLTSATFIRSVFGILTKVLKK from the coding sequence ATGGGGACTAAGGAAACTTTTTTTAAATATATAACTGAAGGCAATACGACTAAAGGTGATTTTATTCCGATAGGTGCTGCCATGTTAGATGGAGAAACAGTTACGGGCGCCCATGTAAAAATACCTTTAAAGACCATGAACCGTCATGGTCTAATTGCTGGTGCCACTGGTACGGGAAAAACAAAATCTTTACAAGTACTGGCTGAAAATTTAAGCGACAAAGGAATTCCTGTATTGCTTATGGATATTAAGGGTGATTTAAGCGGTTTAGCACAACCAAGCCCCGGGCATCCAAAAATTGATGAACGTCACGAAAAAATAGGGCTACCATTTGAAGCTAAACCTTTTCCTGTTGAAATATTAACACTTTCTGAACAAGATGGAGTACGTTTAAGAGCGACCGTTACCGAATTCGGACCTGTATTGCTTTCGAGAATTTTAGATTTATCTGAAACACAATCTGGAGTTGTAGCAGTCATATTTCAATATTGTGATGACAATAAGCTGCCTATTCTGGATATAAAAGATTTCAAAAAAATATTACAGTATGCCACTCAAGAAGGAAAAGCAGAATTCACCAAAGCTTATGGTCGAATTTCGACAGCATCAACTGGAGCTATTTTACGTAAAGTTGTTGAATTAGAGCAACAAGGTGCCGATTTGTTTTTCGGTGAAACTTCTTTTGACACTCAGGATTTACTAAGAATTGATGAGAATGGACGTGGTTATATTAATATTATCAGATTAACAGATATTCAAGATAGACCCAAGTTATTTTCAACATTTATGCTAAGTTTATTAGCAGAAATTTACTCAACATTTCCTGAGCAAGGTGATAGTGACAGACCCGAATTAATTCTCTTTATTGACGAAGCTCATTTAATTTTTAATGAAGCTTCAAAAGCGTTATTAAATCAAATAGAGAGTATTGTAAAATTAATAAGGAGTAAAGGTGTAGGCTTGTATTTTGTAACTCAAAATCCAACGGATGTTCCAGAAGCAGTTCTAGGGCAACTTGGTTTAAAAGTACAACATGCGCTTAGAGCTTTTACTGCTAAAGATAGAAAAGCCATAAAACTTACGGCACAAAACTATCCAGATTCCGAGTATTACGACACCACCGAAGTCTTAACATCTTTAGGTATTGGTGAAGCTCTAGTATCTGCTTTAGATGAAAAGGGAAGACCAACCCCTTTAGCCGCTACCATGATGCGAGCACCAATGAGTAGAATGGATGTGTTAACCGATGTAGAATTAAGCGCCTTACTTTCAAAATCCAAATTGGTAAAAAAATACAATAAAGATATTGATAGAGAAAGTGCTTATGAAATGCTTAATGAAAAAATAGAACACGCTGAAGCTGAGGAAGCAAAAGAAAAAGCAAGACAAGAAAGAGAGGCTCTTAAAAAGGCAGAATCTAAAAAACGTACTACCAGTTCCAGAAGAAAAAGTACTAGAATGAATCCTATTGTTAAAGTACTCACAAGTGCTACTTTTATAAGAAGCGTTTTTGGTATTTTAACTAAAGTATTAAAAAAATAA
- a CDS encoding YitT family protein — MNPFLSKLLIDLARKRLEKKQVNKPVSKKQIVPLVRKFQIELSHAIKEYLFITIGVFSAGFGLKGFLLPNQFIDGGATGISLLLENVTPLKLGVLLLLVNLPFLILASKTISIKFALKSIAAISFLAVVVHFIDYPTVTDDKLLIAVFGGFFLGLGIGMSMRGGSVIDGTEVLAIFLSRKLSLTIGDVLLLINIIIFSVGAYILSIETALYAILTYLVAAKTVDFVVDGVEEYVGVTIISDKHEAIRVMLIEKLRRACTIYAGKGGFGKQGNGYDKDIIYTVVTRLELAKLQTEIDKIDRKAFIIMGIVKDLKGGMIKKKPMK; from the coding sequence ATGAATCCATTCTTATCGAAACTATTAATAGATCTTGCCCGCAAAAGACTTGAAAAAAAACAAGTAAACAAGCCTGTAAGTAAAAAACAAATAGTTCCTCTGGTAAGAAAATTTCAAATTGAATTATCGCATGCGATTAAAGAATATCTTTTTATTACAATTGGTGTTTTTTCTGCTGGATTTGGTTTAAAAGGTTTTTTACTACCAAATCAATTTATTGATGGTGGAGCCACAGGTATTTCTCTTTTATTAGAAAATGTGACACCATTAAAATTAGGGGTATTATTACTTTTAGTGAACCTACCTTTTTTAATTCTTGCTTCTAAAACTATTAGTATCAAATTTGCACTAAAAAGTATTGCTGCCATTTCATTTTTAGCTGTAGTTGTACACTTTATAGATTATCCTACCGTTACAGATGACAAGTTATTGATTGCTGTTTTTGGTGGTTTCTTTTTAGGATTGGGAATTGGCATGTCCATGCGTGGTGGAAGTGTTATTGACGGCACTGAGGTATTGGCTATATTTTTAAGTAGAAAGCTATCATTAACTATTGGGGATGTTTTATTATTGATTAACATCATAATATTTTCTGTAGGCGCTTATATACTCTCCATAGAAACAGCTCTCTATGCTATTCTTACCTATTTAGTCGCAGCAAAAACAGTAGATTTTGTAGTTGATGGTGTAGAAGAATATGTTGGGGTTACCATAATATCAGACAAGCACGAAGCTATAAGGGTCATGTTAATCGAAAAATTAAGACGTGCTTGTACCATATATGCTGGCAAAGGTGGCTTTGGAAAACAAGGTAATGGTTACGATAAAGATATTATCTATACGGTTGTAACACGTTTAGAACTAGCCAAATTACAAACTGAAATTGATAAAATTGATAGAAAAGCATTTATTATTATGGGAATTGTTAAAGATTTAAAAGGCGGTATGATTAAGAAAAAACCCATGAAATAG
- a CDS encoding cupin domain-containing protein, protein MLDENKYYVEEKKYTIQNNPFVVPTTDGKIIKEHFGIASNSNSQISIAHMKAPSGWSEPFQTPEFDEFTFIIKGKKQFIIEDETIILEAGQSIKIEKNTRVQYSNPFTEICEYIAICIPAFSIDLVNRETK, encoded by the coding sequence ATGTTAGATGAAAATAAATATTACGTGGAAGAAAAAAAATATACGATACAAAACAATCCGTTTGTTGTACCAACTACAGACGGAAAAATCATAAAAGAACATTTTGGAATAGCTTCCAACAGTAATTCACAAATTAGTATCGCACATATGAAGGCGCCTTCTGGATGGAGCGAACCTTTTCAAACACCGGAATTTGACGAATTCACCTTTATAATAAAAGGTAAAAAGCAATTCATTATTGAAGACGAAACCATTATTTTAGAAGCTGGCCAATCTATTAAGATTGAGAAAAATACCAGAGTTCAATATTCCAATCCTTTCACTGAAATATGTGAATATATAGCTATTTGTATACCCGCATTTTCTATAGACTTAGTAAACCGAGAAACTAAATGA
- a CDS encoding alpha/beta hydrolase, whose amino-acid sequence MNAYFIKIIGFYINLISHFSSIYAAKLAIKLFSTPQKGRLNEKENLYLDSAIQEEIIHKNISIKTYCWKGEKETILLAHGWESNAYRWKSFIEILKPLNYTIIALDAPGHGNSSGKLFNAILYSECIHAVAKKFKANTIVGHSVGGTATIFSQYKKQLASIEKIVLLGAPADFVGVFERYETMMGYNKKVSHAMAQYVLRELNHLPAYYSAPDFIKEIEAKILAVHDKKDRIIPYTDGLKFKKNYEKVEFIGTKGFGHGLKNETVHNHVIDFLNA is encoded by the coding sequence ATGAATGCGTACTTTATAAAAATTATTGGGTTTTATATAAATTTAATAAGTCATTTTTCGTCAATATATGCTGCAAAATTGGCTATTAAGTTATTTTCAACCCCTCAAAAAGGGAGGCTTAATGAAAAAGAAAACCTGTATCTCGACTCTGCTATCCAAGAAGAAATCATTCATAAAAACATTTCAATCAAAACTTACTGTTGGAAGGGTGAAAAAGAAACTATTTTATTAGCACATGGCTGGGAAAGTAATGCCTATAGATGGAAAAGCTTTATCGAAATTCTAAAGCCTTTAAACTATACCATTATTGCTCTTGATGCTCCAGGACATGGCAATTCTAGTGGAAAATTATTTAATGCAATTCTTTATTCAGAATGCATACATGCTGTTGCTAAAAAATTTAAAGCAAATACTATAGTAGGTCACTCGGTTGGTGGTACAGCAACTATTTTTTCACAATACAAAAAACAGTTAGCATCTATTGAAAAAATAGTCTTGCTGGGGGCTCCAGCAGATTTTGTTGGTGTCTTTGAACGATATGAAACTATGATGGGTTATAATAAGAAAGTTTCTCATGCTATGGCACAGTATGTATTAAGAGAACTTAATCATTTACCAGCATACTATTCTGCTCCTGATTTCATAAAAGAAATCGAAGCAAAAATATTGGCTGTCCATGACAAGAAAGATAGAATTATCCCTTACACAGATGGACTAAAGTTCAAAAAAAACTACGAAAAAGTAGAATTTATTGGTACTAAGGGCTTTGGACATGGCCTAAAAAACGAAACTGTTCACAATCATGTTATTGACTTCCTAAACGCATAA
- the rluF gene encoding 23S rRNA pseudouridine(2604) synthase RluF, whose translation MEVQLKRINKFLSEVGYCSRREADKLIEAGRVTINGVVPEMGAKIASGDIVHVDGEEIKNTKEGFVYIAFNKPVGIVCTTDTSIEKDNIIDFINYPKRIFPIGRLDKPSEGLILLTDDGDIVNKILRASNNHEKEYIVKVDKPISQTFITRMSGGIPLAELNRVTKKCKVEKLSTYQFKIILTQGLNRQIRRMCEYLNYEVETLKRVRIMNIKMDMPIGEYRELTKEEFDELNNLISNSTKEYQESPKRIKK comes from the coding sequence ATGGAAGTACAGTTAAAACGTATTAATAAATTTTTAAGCGAGGTTGGGTATTGTTCACGTCGTGAAGCTGATAAACTTATTGAAGCAGGGCGTGTTACTATAAATGGTGTTGTTCCTGAAATGGGTGCAAAAATTGCTTCTGGAGATATTGTGCATGTTGATGGTGAAGAAATAAAAAACACCAAAGAAGGCTTTGTCTATATAGCGTTTAATAAACCTGTTGGAATTGTTTGTACTACGGATACTTCTATTGAAAAAGACAACATTATTGATTTTATAAACTACCCAAAACGCATTTTTCCAATCGGGAGATTAGATAAACCTAGTGAAGGTTTAATTCTTTTGACCGATGATGGTGATATTGTAAATAAAATTTTGCGTGCTAGTAATAATCATGAAAAAGAATATATTGTAAAAGTAGACAAACCCATATCGCAAACATTTATAACGCGTATGTCTGGTGGTATTCCGTTAGCTGAATTAAACAGAGTGACTAAAAAATGTAAAGTTGAAAAACTAAGCACCTACCAATTCAAAATTATCTTAACCCAAGGTTTGAATAGACAAATTCGTCGTATGTGTGAATATCTAAACTACGAGGTAGAAACACTTAAACGTGTTAGAATCATGAATATTAAAATGGACATGCCCATTGGCGAGTACAGAGAATTAACAAAAGAAGAATTTGATGAGTTAAATAATTTGATTAGTAATTCTACCAAAGAATATCAGGAATCTCCAAAAAGAATAAAAAAATAA